gcatttgaaGTTTAAGGTAGGTGGgtttgaagaaagaaataaagggaaTTAGGGTTCAGACCAGCTTCTGATGTGCTACACTTTGTAATGTaagcagtggggctggcagcaatGAGAACATTCATCTCCAGTGCGAGCCTTACTTCAGTAACTCCAGTTTCGGAGACTGATGTTACCTACAGCGGTGGGGGCTGTCTTGGGCGTTCCGCTTTCAGCTTTGCCGTCCTGTAGCTGTGGTAACTGAAGGAGCTCTGCTCCCATTTTAGCTGTGTTCAGTTCACCATAATATGCAGAAGCTTTTTAATATCCTTGCCTGACAGCATTTTATAATTGAAAGTGTTAAAATCCAGCTTATTATACTGAACTTACATGATATGAGacctcccccccctttttttttcctgtctgaaatgcattttgggAGGTGCTATATGGTGCTTTCTCTCTGAATATTGAAGAAGTGGTAACGACTGTGGCAGGAGTGCCCTGCTAGTCTTTCTGTTTGTTGGGTTACTTTATGTGAGCTGAATATAAAGTTTTTAGAGTATGTTTTCACTGATATTGATACAGTTCTTATCTGAGAGTCTGGAACATAAGCTCTATTCAGAAGAGTAATCTGAAATAAACCTGCTGAGTGCAATGAGCGCTTCAGGTTGCTCAGTATTGTTTCCTTCGAAGTCTGGGTTCTTGTCCACAGGGATGGAAACATCCAAGAACTGTTAACTATTTCTGAAGGTGAAAAGATCAACTATACCAGGGAAACCCTTTGAACTCTGTGCCCGCAAGAAATCTGTAGCAAACCAGAAAGTGGTGGTTTCAGCAAGGGAagctttctgtatttaaaatctgATAACTTGGTCCAAAATGGCCTTCTTCCACCCATCTGACATGGCACGTCTGTGCATATCTGAAGAGTCTTTTGTCATGTCAAAGCGTATCTGAAGAGTCCTTtgtccctttttcttctttttgactTGTCTTTCCTGTTTCCTCTCAGAATTCTCACTGTGGAGGAGTGGCAGCAGCATTGATGATACAAGAATAGGAATTACTGCGATAGAGAATGGGAGGTTTACTTCCAGATCTagaactgaagaataaaaatgaaatcaccTGAGATATAAGACGGTTATTGGGTGCTAATAACAAATGACAGTTACTTCCTGAATTTCTCTGCctgattgcttttaaaaatatacctcTCTGAGTAAGGAAATGGAAGGCTATTTAGTGGGCTTGGATCTCTGGACTACATGTAATTGGTTttctaaagacatttttaatcttttaagaTTGATGGAATTCACTTAAAGAAGATAAGGAGTCAAACCTCCCTTTATCCTCTCTTAAAAGGATACCAGTGGAGCTCTGCCTGCAAGCTACCAGTCCCTCATTATGTTAATATTAGAGAGTTCTTTTGCCAGTTTTCACATCCCTTGGCAAATTCTGCCTTAAGTCAGTCTGAGACTTACCTTGATGTTAGTGGgaattttaatgtttatttaaaggTAGAACGTTGTCCTGTTTTGATGGTGTTGAGACAAGAAACACGTATATTTGACTTCCAGTGTGGGGTTTCAATTGTCACATTACCCAAAGTGAGGAGAGTTAGTTTGAGCATGGCCGCCTGTGACCCAGGAAAGGATGGGTTTTGCTGAAATGCTATGTACATCCTCAGCTGATGTTTTACTACTACAATAATTAGCACAATAGCAatgaaataacagtaaaaatctCTACTGTCCACAGTGTGTGGAAAAAAGTCCTGTGCTGGGGCAGTAAAGCAATTGCTCTTACGATGTGCTTAAACTAGTGGGCTGCCATGTTTGAAAATTATGTTCTAGCATTCTTAAGTATTTAAGCTGCTCAGCtgtaactttcttcttagtcaTTTCTCTGTTTGGTCCGTGGAAGTTGACTGCTATGAAAGACTGTTAGAAAAATGAGAGATGAGGTTACAGATTTGTGATACTTGGTATTAGCTCATCATTTTCTGAGGCTCTTCTCATATAAAAACATGGGATTGTGACACTTCAGTTTCTGCCATGTAAAGATACTAGGTCAGAGTGTTAGTTGCAAATAACTTTTCTAAGTTATTTCTGGCCTTGCTCACACTGAGATCGGTTCTCCCTTTATGGCAGGCTAGTAGTGGCTATTGCATTTTTATCATCATATtgacaaagccttttctcagctTAGGCAGCATTCATACTAAGGTTTTCCCTTTCACCTGTTACTCTGACAGGTTCGATCCTGGCACATATACAAAAGCGAAAGCACTTCAATGAACGAGAAGCTAGCAAAGTAGTGAGAGATATTGCCTGTGCTCTGGATTTTCTTCATACAAAAGGTAAGAGAAGGCTGTCTCCATCTTTACTAGTTAATATTGTACACTTAGGTTATGGAGCACGTTTTATCTTTAAGTAGTCTGTTTagatttatttctatttacaGAAATGCCAGATGACTTacactgttttcctttaaattactgtattaaaatattataatcAGCTGTGTCAAGATGATAGAGccttttgaagaagaaaagttaaatCTGCATATGGGGAGAATTAACATTAGGGTTGAATCTGTTTGCTTGTTCTAGTTACCTAAGCCACCATGTGAAGGTTACTCAAAAGGGAACtaatatgctttttaaattccTCCTCTTTCAGGTCTACAAagatgcttttctgtatttaccCAGAATTTCTGCTGGTTACGAGACCTCTTTGTAGTAGTTTTTAGTCTCTACATTTAGACCTCCACTGTTGGGTTGAGACCACCTACAAGTAAACCATAGTCCTTGTTTGAAGCTGCCCTAATTGTATTTGGGGTTTGCTCAGGtttaaaagcagttctgtttGTAGAGAGTTATTCTAtgttaaaatgctttcatgctgctttttctacTTGAGactactttattttcaaaatttctgtgTGCTTTACGGTCATCCCAGAGTAATCTTCTTGTTGAGTGTGATAGATAACTTCAAAATCTTTCCTATTTCATGATTACCTGGTCTTGTATAGATTAAGCAGCTTCAGTTAAGGTTACAGTGATTACCTGTGAATAGAATGGTATATAATTGGAGGCTGTGTTTATTGGTTATTTATGTTGATAAATTTTTCCCTCATTTATTTGCCATTCTGATTAGCTGGGTAGATCTCAGCAGATCTATGTTTTCTGTCTTAAGTTGTTCAGTACTAGCCCCAGTTCCATAAATGTTTAATTGTAGGCTTTACTTGTAAGTCATAGGACTGCTTATATGTTTGAGTTGGAATCAGCATTTGTACCTTGATAGGTTGAACCGATTAAAAAGTATAGGATAGGGAATAAAGCAGTAAACCTGAGGAATATGGATCCTTTCACATGTTGTGACTGTTATGAGAAGTTAACTTGAATGTGGAAACAAACTTAGTTCGGATTAAGGTTTTTGGTAATTGTCATAGCCTGTCTATGTAATAACTGAACTTGAAACCTGCAGAGAATGTAGTCTTTGAATACCTGTATTTGGAAGACTTTGACTTTGAGATACAGGGCAAATGAGGAACAGGAAACTGTAGGCTGAACATGTGGAGAAATACAGTTTGATGTTAGGCCTACAGTAGTTGCTTAACTGCTGAAATTCTAGGAACACTGTTCAAGGAAGTTTAAACGTCAACTCAGCTAATACCTTTCTGTAGTTCTCTCTCAGACTTTAGTTTTAATTCTCCTTTCCCCAAACAAGAGGAGAGTGATTCATTTAAAAGGCTTTAGAGCAGCAATCCACTTTCTTGTTGTTTGCTGTGAATTGGTACAGTGGGGACATGGCTTGCAGAATCAGCTACAACAGCATCCCCTTGCATTTTATTGTTCCCTTTATGGTTCTTTTGTGggacattaaaataattagtaAGTAGCATACAGACCACTAAAGTAAACAGGAaattaaagcaattttattGCACAGCTTAATGGTGAAGTGCTATAGctagatgctttaaaaaaaaaaaacaacaacgGAATGAGGACAACTAATTCTTTTACCAGGAGTAGTTTAGAACTTAGCTGGATGATAATACTGCCTTACACCCACTTGGGATATGTGTGCCTTACTGCTAATAATCCACTGGAGGAGTGTTTAAAGGAAACTGTTGTCTTTTCTCAGCGCTGTGTGCAACTGCAAAATACAATGTTATATGATCAGATACATGAATTCAAGCAATGATACAAAAAAGTGCTGTTGGGTTTCACCTTGCAAGCCAGGCCAACTGCTGGGAGCTTTGTCAGCCTTGCTGTCAGCATGGGCCGCCTTGATGTATTTGTTTTGCCATCTTCCATGTATAAGGACTCTGAACGGTATCGTTATTGTGAAAGCTCTGATTCCTTTAGATTGGTGTTATGCTGTGCTGTTAACGTCTTTAAGTCATGTTGTAGAAAGTGCTGAGAGGAGGTGTTAGAAACTCCCTTACTGAGAATTTGGtgggatattttcttttttgtattctgAAGTAGTATCAAGTATGCTTGGGTTGTAATGTTTTTAAGCAAGGCTAGAGTGCAGTTAAATTACAGCAAGTTCCTGATttgatttgattattttgcttCACATTCTCTGCATTCCCATTAAGTGTGATCATATTAAACAGAGAACTTCCAGAAATAGTGTGTTTGGACATTTGAAGAACTGCTTTGACAACGCAGAACTACCTTTGCATATGAATTGCATGGATAGGTACCTTTGCTTCCGAGTTGGATTTGCCTGTTGTGATAGCAGTTGAATGAATGAAGATGACCTTTGGTTGTTCTCCTTTAGCTTTTCCTCTTCATCTCCAACCTAagcctttaatttttcttttacttcagcaGTGAGTGCATACCTTACTGTTAAAGGATGATATTTTCATCTGCGAActtgggtggggttttttttgggggggagagCATGTCATGCATGTATTGTCTGTGCTGGTAGGAGTTCAGCAGACCACTAGTTCTCTATCTAGAAAGGACCTTACTGTAGAAGCTTCAAAAATCTTTTGACTAAACTGTGTACACAAACTTGCCTACAGGTCAGCTATCTTTGTAAGCTGGTTTTAATTAACATAACTAATTTGGGCTAAGCGAAAAAGTTCCAGTGttaagtttttatttgcttgacTGACTCTCATGTACATTTAGAGATAGTAAAGGTATAGCAGGATGAAACAGTGACATTTAGTGAATACACTTTGCAATTAAATTACTTGCAGTATCATTAACAGGGGCTTTTATAGCAAACGCAGACCTAGAATATTTCCCAGGCCATCCTCTAAAAAAGACaagtaatgagaaataaaacaggagAGTATCTTTTCTAATGAGTATTTTATATTCTTGTTTAGGTATTGCTCATAGGGACCTGAAGCCTGAAAACATCCTGTGCGAATCCCCAGAAAAGGTGCTACTCttgtctctgctttctgcagggtATTTTTTAAGCTGGTTTCCAAAAACAGCCCTCATGTTCTGTCTTGTCTCTTCTTGAAAACTTTTGAACCCATTGGTGAACTTCAACTACATTTGACAGAACTGAAGCCTGAAAGAGACTAAATTCTTTGGGATGTGAAAATGTGAGCATCTGGCTAAGGGATAAAAAGCCAACTGTTCTTAGAGAGGGCATGGCAATTGCAGTTGAGCACCTCATCTGTTCTGAGGCAGTACCCAGATGGGACAAGCAACAGGCCAGCTGGTCATGTTATGTATAGTTCCCAAACTGCCCTAGTGTGTACTGGCACTTGCCTAACCAAATAAAAAACGCAAAGTGTAGCTGGATCAGATACTAGTGGTGTGGGAGCAACTGAGGCAGAGGTGGCAAATGCAAGGAGTGGAATATAGCTGTAAGAGACAGGGTTTCACTAGCTGTGCTGCTAGACCAATTTGTGTTCTGTCCTGGGGTTTTCCACCTGGTGCTGTATTCATACATATTGCATTAATCCCAGTCTTCTGGACCTCTTACTGCTTTGTCCCCATTTTTAGGTATCACCGGTAAAAATATGTGACTTTGATCTTGGTAGTGGGGTGAAGTTGAACAGTGCGTGTACTCCAATAACTACTCCTGAATTAACAACGCCGGTAAGAGATCTACTGTAGCTTCATGCTTTTTCTCCTCTACcataaaacagtttttcttgtCGCCAGAGGTGAGCTTCTGAAGGGCTTACCACAAAGTAACACCCAGCAGTAGACAGTTCGTTTAAAGCAGGTGTATGTGTGGTAAGTATTGTCTTGGATTTCCCAGTCATAGAACAAATATACAGGTTCATGGGGTCTCACTGTGTTAATTCTCCTGTTGGCCAGCAAGTAACACATTGATCCTGTTCATCTCTTACTCCCATCAAATGAGGAAGCTTTCATAGAGGTTTTTTATGTGCTTATGGATTGAGTTTGAACCTTAGTTTTGCGTTCATTTTGCCACATTTGGGTTCTGTAGCTAAGACCCATGAGCTAAGGGGGATGCTCTGTAATCGGTGTGTAGCTTTATGATACACATTAGTTTGAAAAACTAGTACTATGCTTACTGCattactgtgaaagaaaaatctgacaCTTTTGCAGGAGTCTGCTATGGAAATCACCTCCCATGATGTATTTGTTTACTTTCTGAAAGGCCTGATAACTAATGGATAAGATCTAAAAACTTGAAGtgtgtaaattaattttttgacCCTTTGTAAAGGATCATAAATTCATATGGAACAGCTTATGCTTCTGCTAAAGAACAGTAGGAACTCTTTTGCCTTCTATGAGGTCTCTGTGGTCCTTACACCTgaaatgtgttaattttttctctgtgcagtACACtcacaaaatgtttcaaatctCTTGGCAATTCCATTTAACCTTTGAGAGATGCAGCAGTTGTCATTTGgcttaatgaaacaaaacctgcagtaaATGTCAATAGTCCCTGATGCCTGATTCTGCTTTTTGAACAAGTCACCTACTGTAGAGGAGAATAAGCCTGAGTCTTGTCTTGATTTGACCCTCCCTTTGAAACTTGCGTGAACTTGGTTTCCTAGTGTGGGTCTGCAGAGTACATGGCACCTGAAGTGGTTGAAGTCTTCATGGAGGAAGCCACGTTCTATGATAAGCGGTGTGATCTTTGGAGCCTGGGAGTGATCCTGTATATCATGCTCAGCGGTTACCCCCCTTTTGTGGGCAACTGTGGCACAGACTGTGGCTGGGACAGAGGAGAAGTCTGCAGAGTTTGCCAGGTGAATGCACATGTTCTGGGCACGTGTGGGAGTGTGTAGTTTGCCCTGTGAACTTAGGGTGTAAGGTTTGCCGCAATGCCAGCAGTGAAGAGCTATGTTTGTAACCTAGCCAGTTATCTGGGAGGATAAGCTGTCGCTGAGAAGTGCAGGTGGTATACAGAAGCTGAATGATGATATCCCTTTCTAAAGTAAGGTTTggcaactgctttttttctctgcctgatGTGAGGTCTCGGAGCTTTTCCTcatcctctcccccaccccacaatCCTCTGTGTTCTGTAATTCTTGATGCGGTTTATGGTAGTCGCCACAGTTTCTCAGATAAAAGTTGAGCCCCAAGAGAGTCTCCATGCATGGCCTGAATTCACTCTTTCTAAAAGCTGAGTATGTTGGCTGTGCTGTTACaggggagggtggtgggggaaggtgttttcaGCAATGTATCGTGTCCATCTTAGGATGCACTGAATCACTGTAGAGCTACTTGTCACTCTCTGTTGACTCCATAAGGACAGTGGATGGTTTCACTTGTCACCTACCACATTAGGTGAATAAAATTGAGTGAGAAGAATTCCACTTGAGAATTCTTCTGGTTGCACTCTATTTAAATTAAAGGATTTTTCCTTTACTAGAACAAGCTTTTTGAGAGCATTCAGGAAGGCAAGTATGAATTTCCTGACAAGGACTGGTCACACATATCCTCTGAGGCCAAAGATCTCATCTCAAAGTTGCTGGTTTGTGATGCCAAAGAACGACTTAGTGCTGCTCAAGTTTTGCAACATCCATGGGTTCAAGGAGTACGTATCCccctttatatttttttaagggttaGTCTTCTTCCAAAGTGACAAGCTGTTCCCTGTCTCTGAACTTTTAGTAGTCATTGTGTGTTTTAGTGCTCTTATCTTGGCTAATTAAACGATACACAGTGGCTTTATTCTTTCTGGAGCTCTGTGTGGTAAATATTTGGATGAATCTGTCAAGCTTTaagtgtgtgggttttttttatattattgcttcatgcattttaaatggCTTTCTTGTGAATACAAAGTGCTGCAGTACACAGATTATTATGTTACTCTTTAATACAGTAATGCAGAATGTTGGTAGATACGGTTTTAAAAGACCGGCAGTGTCCTCTTTTGCTTCCCAATTGAGGAAAGAAGGGATAGAACCTCTGGAGAGCTTCTAAAGCTTTAGTCTTATACCTGCCAACTGTGGTGTCTTCTTGTGAGGGGAGACAAACTATGAAATGTGATTTGTAAACCAACAGTGGTTTCTAAACCCACAGTGAATTAGTTTATATGCAGCATCCATTAGTTTGGGGTGTCACCTATTTATCACTCTCTCTTGGGAAAGCTTGATTCCCAGCTAATACATAACTAACTTTTTTAACTGCTTCTTCTAGCAGGCTCCTGAAAGGGGATTACCTACCCCTCAAGTTcttcaaaggtaatttttttttttattgtctatAAACTTGGCCAGGAATAATCACTGAAAGAATGGGGAGAGATGGGAGGTGACAAATCAGGGGGTAAGATCCTGGGTTGAGAGTGGAATTTCATAAATGTGCAGCACTAATTTTGTCAAGAACATGAGATCCgaagagaaaaatgagagcTTTAATATTTCTAATCTTGCTTGTTTGTGGGAAAGGCATTGGAGAGGATTCCTGCAGTGCAGTGCTAATCTTAGTCAGGAAATAATGATGGTTTTGGCAGTTTGCTGCccaagagggggaaaaaagacataAAGGCATGTATTATCCAAAGAGACTGCTTTCTGGTGggtgaataataataatatacaCAGACTCGTATCTGACTTACACAGTGATCACCAGCAACTACAACGTCAATTTAGCTGTGAGCAGGGCAAGCCTCATTTAAAGTGATTTGATGGCAGATTCTGTATGCCCGAGAGCCTGAGTCACACATCTCTCTTGTTATTTCTGTATCTGCCACTGGCAATTCCAGGTGGTTATTCccatcagaaattaatttcctgaagCCAGATGCGCAATTGTAGTGCGATTGCAGTTCTCTGAAGAAAGACAATGGTATTGCCCCACATGCCCATCCTGTTATAACGTGTAGAAATTAAGCATGGCATCTCAGGTGGCTTCTTGGCTTTATGTCGGAAGTTCTTGGCAGAATGAGGACTAGCGCTGTGGCTGTTCCAAAACTCAGCGTGTTTTTGTTACATATTGCTGGTCCTCACAATGAGGAGAGGTGCAGATATTAACTAGTCTTTTTGCCTGCTGTGTCTGTTTCGATAGGAGAAATAAAACTGCCTGGAAATAAATACTCTGCTGTGAGGGTAACCAGGTGACGTGACTCTGTGTGTTGTaactcctttctccttttcccttgaAAGGAACAGTAGCACAAAAGACCTGACACTTTTTGCTGCTGAGGCTATAGCCCTTAACCGCCAGTTGTCTCAGCACGAGAATGACCTCAGCGCAGAGCAGGAGAATGTTGCCCACGCTGTGTGCTCCATGAAGCTTTCACCTCCATCCAAGTCCCGCCTCGCCAAGCGCAGAGCAATGACACACGCCACCAGAAACAGTGACTTTCAGCCAGTTCCCCATAAAGCCTTTTAAACTTCTTTCCTGCTATGGATTGGCAAGATCAGCCTGTGTTTTTACTTGGGATTTTTAGCACTGGTAAAagcttctctgcttctgccacTTTGGTTAGAAGCTTGCTCTTGTGATGTGACTTGTAACTTTAAGGGGACAGTTTTTTATGGGAATGTGTTTTGCCTGTCAGATTTGGTGCATTAAGATAATTTAACCGAtctttttaaactggaaaagatgGGTTTGCTGCTGGATTATTTGAGGTGATAAAGCACTAagctttccttattttcctcttgGAAGAGCACACTTTAAAATGCGAACTtgaaaacatcaggaaaaaaaaaccccgttTTGCCCTGCAGAGCGTCAGGTCTCTCCCTGCCTATGGCTGCTCTCTTGATGGCACATCTTGCAGGGCGCTGCTGCTAGTGTCAGCAGCAGGGACTGTTTTCAACAGCAGTGCCCTTCCCTCATTCTGTAGACTCGGGAAATGAAGATAATGACTGGGTAGATACCTGCCTCCATTGCCTTCACTAGGCTTAAATTGTATGAGGATGATGCTGTAAAGGTGCAAGGATCGCTCAGGCTTGTAGAGGTGAAGAGGACtgagttgctttttttttctattctgttgATAGTTTGTGTCAGAATGTGGGATGAAAGCCAGGggtgtgtttttcttcatgtgacATATTGTTCACTAAAATGTCCCCCATATAATCTTTTTCTGTTGTCCAGTGTGTCTCTTTCTCTGGCAGTTACATTCTTAAGCCTTATAACCACCATCTAACAGATTGTTTATCAAACAGTTTATATTTTGTATCTGGGTTTTCTTCTATATTAATGCTATCCTCAGTTATGCCTTCCTTTCTGTAAACTACTATTTCTCCAAgtccttttgtgtgtgttgccTGAAGTTCTTAATGTGAATGGACAGGCTTCAGTGAATTTTGGTGTGCGAATAATTTAAGATTATCAAATGCAGAGGTACATCTGTACAAAAATGGTGCTGCAGCTGTTGCATTCTGCCTCCTGCGGTGATCTCAGGCTGGTGTCTATAGATTTTTGCTTCCAGTTCTAGTACTGTGGTGCACCAAGGGTCAGGGGCAATTTGGAAAGGTACTGGCTGAAAAGCTGAAGATTCTGAGTGGCCAAGGTGAGGTGCCCATGGGGAAGGGCATGGATGTTGAgcactttctgaaaagcaagctGTGAAAATTGGGCCACTAAGATGCCTGATGTGATGCGCCTTAACTTGCAGCCATTTCTGAAACCCTTTGCCAGGGCATTCTGTTCAGGGTGGAAagggggaggaggcggcggcccCCAAGTGTCAGCACAAACCCCTCCCAAGCagaatgagaagaaataaagtaGCAGATCCAACAGGCCCTTGGAAATTGAAAGGTCAAAGCTGAATGTCTTTGCATGGCCTATTCAGAGTGGTTTTACATAATCTTTTAGCAGTGTGTATACAACTATTTTTATACAACATGCTGTATTTTGTGACTAAtattaaagttatttaaaacattttatacattGTGACAGTGGGCAGattatgaaatgtattttttgctttgtttttattaaaacgCTTTAAGTTACGGATTTAACACATTTGGCAG
Above is a window of Falco biarmicus isolate bFalBia1 chromosome 11, bFalBia1.pri, whole genome shotgun sequence DNA encoding:
- the LOC130156702 gene encoding MAP kinase-interacting serine/threonine-protein kinase 1 isoform X7; the protein is MALCLKQVFNKDKTFRPRKKFEPGTQRFELYKKAQASLKSGLDLKAVVQLPPGESINDWIAVHVVDFFNRINLIYGTMSEYCTEKSCPIMSGGLKYEYRWQDDSKYKKPTKLSAPQYMCMLMDWIEMLINNEDIFPTRIELLFMPSRCWMEARQNILMELIISHCCSKEMVSSQPLPIADSGKRKKKKRTRATDHVPGKFEDLYKLTAELLGEGAYAKVQGAVSLQTGKEYAVKIIEKNAGHSRSRVFREIETLYQCQGNKNILELIEFFEDDTRYYLVFEKLRGGSILAHIQKRKHFNEREASKVVRDIACALDFLHTKGIAHRDLKPENILCESPEKVSPVKICDFDLGSGVKLNSACTPITTPELTTPCGSAEYMAPEVVEVFMEEATFYDKRCDLWSLGVILYIMLSGYPPFVGNCGTDCGWDRGEVCRVCQNKLFESIQEGKYEFPDKDWSHISSEAKDLISKLLVCDAKERLSAAQVLQHPWVQGQAPERGLPTPQVLQRNSSTKDLTLFAAEAIALNRQLSQHENDLSAEQENVAHAVCSMKLSPPSKSRLAKRRAMTHATRNSDFQPVPHKAF
- the LOC130156702 gene encoding MAP kinase-interacting serine/threonine-protein kinase 1 isoform X3, with the protein product MVSSQPLPIADSGKRKKKKRTRATDHVPGKFEDLYKLTAELLGEGAYAKVQGAVSLQTGKEYAVKIIEKNAGHSRSRVFREIETLYQCQGNKNILELIEFFEDDTRYYLVFEKLRGGSILAHIQKRKHFNEREASKVVRDIACALDFLHTKGIAHRDLKPENILCESPEKVSPVKICDFDLGSGVKLNSACTPITTPELTTPCGSAEYMAPEVVEVFMEEATFYDKRCDLWSLGVILYIMLSGYPPFVGNCGTDCGWDRGEVCRVCQNKLFESIQEGKYEFPDKDWSHISSEAKDLISKLLVCDAKERLSAAQVLQHPWVQGQAPERGLPTPQVLQRNSSTKDLTLFAAEAIALNRQLSQHENDLSAEQENVAHAVCSMKLSPPSKSRLAKRRAMTHATRNSDFQPVPHKAF
- the LOC130156702 gene encoding MAP kinase-interacting serine/threonine-protein kinase 1 isoform X2 encodes the protein MFCHTEMVSSQPLPIADSGKRKKKKRTRATDHVPGKFEDLYKLTAELLGEGAYAKVQGAVSLQTGKEYAVKIIEKNAGHSRSRVFREIETLYQCQGNKNILELIEFFEDDTRYYLVFEKLRGGSILAHIQKRKHFNEREASKVVRDIACALDFLHTKGIAHRDLKPENILCESPEKVSPVKICDFDLGSGVKLNSACTPITTPELTTPCGSAEYMAPEVVEVFMEEATFYDKRCDLWSLGVILYIMLSGYPPFVGNCGTDCGWDRGEVCRVCQNKLFESIQEGKYEFPDKDWSHISSEAKDLISKLLVCDAKERLSAAQVLQHPWVQGAPERGLPTPQVLQRNSSTKDLTLFAAEAIALNRQLSQHENDLSAEQENVAHAVCSMKLSPPSKSRLAKRRAMTHATRNSDFQPVPHKAF
- the LOC130156702 gene encoding MAP kinase-interacting serine/threonine-protein kinase 1 isoform X1, yielding MFCHTEMVSSQPLPIADSGKRKKKKRTRATDHVPGKFEDLYKLTAELLGEGAYAKVQGAVSLQTGKEYAVKIIEKNAGHSRSRVFREIETLYQCQGNKNILELIEFFEDDTRYYLVFEKLRGGSILAHIQKRKHFNEREASKVVRDIACALDFLHTKGIAHRDLKPENILCESPEKVSPVKICDFDLGSGVKLNSACTPITTPELTTPCGSAEYMAPEVVEVFMEEATFYDKRCDLWSLGVILYIMLSGYPPFVGNCGTDCGWDRGEVCRVCQNKLFESIQEGKYEFPDKDWSHISSEAKDLISKLLVCDAKERLSAAQVLQHPWVQGQAPERGLPTPQVLQRNSSTKDLTLFAAEAIALNRQLSQHENDLSAEQENVAHAVCSMKLSPPSKSRLAKRRAMTHATRNSDFQPVPHKAF